One Chromatiales bacterium DNA window includes the following coding sequences:
- a CDS encoding HAMP domain-containing histidine kinase, producing the protein MRLNRSIFLWVFPAAVVPLAALALIATTWSEQRYFEGVDRDLFANVASVMGGLERRLLVERDILDGLTRVPPVQQFKAVLEELNQGRQHGQTYRRYEQVARFFETFQSVRTSLDTVRILDREGHTLVKVEGGARRPASFGGLGALPYVEREPQDPRFAKMLASLASREIGSVLLDHDATEWPEDRPMPVFSTAATLVMNDAPVGYLTIDAPLGPLNRIVGVAPRLHHGSLLIAELNIGNPERDGLVLYDDDRGADFSSVRSSAPRLQEQYPAVYSGTYAQSYGVVDTPDGKMRIYFQEFLPYPDRLVSWVVATRIRTEDLRAPFRNIRIGIFVSVLATLLFSLLLARAAAARIAQPVVRLAQGLAAFAGGDRSQRVEASGPDEIRDAGRAFNAMADSLDRAEHERDEARAAQERSGRLASLGQMAAGIAHEISNPINTIISLTTLIQRELPGDADGVRADVQSIREESERAAQTIRAILNFSSEIGGEKLSFDAAEWVRDTVALAAKECHACGVEVDLTVDCACTLVGDRRLLQRALRNLLENAAQASPFGEHIQVSIGRDGDMARIEVLDNGPGLNAEQADRAFDPFFTTKPQGEGSGLGLSISLGIVQFHGGTLDLRNRPDGGAVARMLLPLGNVTAAQADAAPDSDTSEQREA; encoded by the coding sequence ATGCGTCTGAATCGAAGCATCTTTCTGTGGGTGTTCCCGGCGGCCGTGGTGCCGCTGGCGGCGCTCGCGCTGATCGCGACGACCTGGAGCGAGCAGCGCTACTTCGAGGGCGTCGACCGCGACCTGTTCGCGAACGTAGCCAGCGTGATGGGCGGGCTGGAGCGGCGCCTGCTGGTCGAGCGCGACATCCTCGATGGTCTCACGCGCGTGCCGCCCGTGCAGCAGTTCAAGGCCGTGCTCGAGGAGCTGAATCAGGGCCGGCAGCACGGCCAGACCTACCGCCGTTACGAACAGGTCGCGCGGTTCTTCGAGACCTTCCAGTCCGTGCGCACGAGCCTGGATACCGTGCGCATCCTGGATCGCGAGGGGCACACCCTGGTGAAGGTCGAAGGTGGCGCCCGGCGACCGGCCTCGTTCGGCGGGTTGGGCGCTTTGCCGTACGTGGAGCGTGAGCCGCAGGACCCGCGCTTCGCCAAGATGCTGGCGAGCCTTGCCTCGCGCGAGATCGGCAGCGTACTGCTCGATCACGATGCAACCGAGTGGCCCGAAGACCGGCCGATGCCGGTGTTCAGCACCGCGGCGACCCTTGTCATGAACGACGCGCCGGTCGGATATCTCACCATCGATGCACCGCTTGGTCCGTTGAACCGGATCGTCGGCGTCGCGCCACGTCTGCACCACGGCTCGCTGCTGATTGCCGAACTCAATATCGGCAACCCCGAGCGTGACGGGCTGGTCCTGTATGACGATGACCGCGGCGCGGATTTCTCCAGCGTGCGCAGCTCGGCGCCCCGGCTGCAAGAGCAGTATCCCGCGGTCTATTCGGGGACCTATGCGCAGTCCTACGGGGTGGTCGACACGCCGGACGGCAAGATGCGCATCTACTTCCAGGAGTTTCTGCCCTACCCGGACCGGCTGGTGAGTTGGGTGGTCGCGACGCGCATTCGCACCGAGGACCTGCGGGCGCCGTTTCGCAACATTCGAATCGGCATCTTCGTCAGCGTGCTTGCCACCCTGCTGTTCAGCCTGCTGCTCGCGCGCGCGGCCGCCGCGCGCATCGCGCAGCCGGTGGTGCGGCTCGCGCAGGGGCTGGCCGCGTTCGCCGGCGGGGATCGCAGCCAGCGCGTCGAGGCCAGCGGGCCGGACGAGATTCGCGACGCAGGCCGCGCGTTCAACGCGATGGCCGACTCGCTGGATCGCGCCGAGCATGAACGCGACGAGGCGCGTGCGGCGCAGGAGCGCAGCGGGCGGCTGGCCTCGCTCGGCCAGATGGCTGCCGGCATCGCCCACGAAATCAGCAACCCGATCAACACCATCATTTCGCTCACGACGCTGATCCAGCGCGAGCTTCCGGGTGACGCCGACGGGGTTCGCGCCGACGTGCAGTCCATCCGCGAGGAGAGCGAGCGTGCGGCGCAGACGATTCGTGCGATTCTGAATTTTTCCTCGGAGATCGGCGGCGAGAAGCTGAGCTTTGATGCCGCGGAGTGGGTTCGCGACACCGTCGCGCTCGCCGCGAAGGAATGTCACGCCTGCGGTGTCGAGGTCGATCTGACGGTCGACTGCGCCTGCACGCTCGTCGGCGACCGCCGTCTGTTGCAGCGCGCCCTGCGCAATCTGCTGGAAAACGCAGCCCAGGCCAGCCCGTTCGGTGAGCACATCCAGGTGTCGATCGGCCGTGACGGTGACATGGCCCGCATCGAGGTGCTGGACAACGGCCCCGGGCTGAATGCCGAGCAGGCCGACCGCGCGTTCGACCCGTTCTTCACGACCAAGCCGCAGGGCGAGGGCAGCGGGCTGGGACTGTCGATCAGCCTGGGCATCGTGCAGTTCCACGGTGGCACGCTCGATTTGCGCAATCGCCCCGACGGCGGAGCCGTGGCACGCATGTTGCTACCACTTGGGAATGTCACCGCGGCGCAGGCGGACGCAGCGCCGGACTCCGACACCTCAGAACAGCGAGAAGCATGA
- the soxA gene encoding sulfur oxidation c-type cytochrome SoxA — MKIRMNAVRHGLLAGLLIGGLALQPAGAEPKSGYEFLKAETREMQDDDFLNPGMAAVEAGHAMFNTVGAKGKACGSCHGEEGEKFDKKHLATYPAYDAKLGKPVTLQQRIHMCSENNVGNAPMKYDGTEALNLEVFVRNRAKGEKVNVQTDGPMKPFIDKGHEIYTTRAGQLDMACNQCHDYYSGLKLRAQTLSQGQTNGFPNYRLKNGKINGAQSRFTGCYGQFRAEGYKKGSDEFTALEAYIHSRGNGLSIETPSVRF; from the coding sequence ATGAAGATTCGCATGAATGCCGTTCGCCACGGACTGCTCGCCGGTTTGCTGATCGGTGGGCTTGCCCTGCAGCCCGCTGGCGCCGAGCCGAAATCCGGCTACGAGTTCCTGAAGGCCGAGACCCGCGAGATGCAGGACGACGATTTCCTCAATCCGGGCATGGCTGCGGTCGAGGCCGGCCACGCGATGTTCAATACGGTTGGTGCGAAAGGCAAGGCCTGCGGCTCGTGCCATGGCGAGGAGGGCGAAAAGTTCGACAAGAAACACCTCGCCACCTACCCGGCCTACGACGCAAAGCTCGGCAAGCCCGTGACCCTCCAGCAGCGCATTCACATGTGTTCGGAGAACAACGTCGGCAACGCGCCGATGAAGTATGACGGCACCGAGGCGCTGAATCTTGAAGTGTTCGTCCGCAATCGGGCCAAAGGGGAAAAGGTCAACGTGCAGACCGACGGCCCGATGAAGCCGTTCATCGACAAGGGTCACGAGATCTACACGACGCGCGCCGGGCAGCTCGACATGGCCTGCAACCAGTGCCACGACTACTACTCGGGTCTGAAGCTGCGTGCGCAGACGCTCTCCCAGGGGCAGACCAACGGATTTCCGAACTATCGACTGAAAAACGGCAAGATCAATGGCGCGCAGAGCCGGTTCACCGGCTGCTACGGCCAGTTCCGCGCGGAGGGCTACAAAAAAGGCAGTGACGAGTTCACCGCGCTTGAAGCCTACATTCACTCGCGCGGAAACGGTTTGTCCATCGAAACGCCCAGCGTGCGTTTCTAG
- a CDS encoding sigma-54-dependent Fis family transcriptional regulator, which translates to MSKKFDLVFVDDEAKACDLFVRFCRDRPYTCHVFQDPRAALKHFREQGADVVITDLRMPGMDGIDLLSAIREQDKEVPAIVITAYSTVNAAINALRLGAVDFLKKPFDMQELLVLVDRILDHSLLEREVKLLRRQLKDERTQQQLIGESEPIREIYRMVEKIADVRCNVIIQGESGTGKELVAKAIHTTSSPDTPLVVVDCGALSDALLESELFGHEKGAFTGATQTKRGLLEVADGGTVFLDEIGNISDAMQVKLLRVIQEAQILRVGGVRPIGIDVRWVVASNQNLEALVRDGEFRQDLYHRLNVVKITIPPLRERHGDIPLLIEHFVQHFNDKYQRGVTGFDEASKQKLVDYSWPGNVRELRNLVERSVVLADSPVMSLTKLPTVAPDGQPIDGDWPTLAELQRRYIDRALLHVDGNQRRAAELLGIDKTTLWRRLRERPPQPA; encoded by the coding sequence ATGAGCAAGAAATTCGATCTGGTATTCGTGGACGACGAGGCCAAGGCCTGCGATCTGTTCGTCCGTTTCTGTCGCGACCGGCCGTACACCTGCCATGTATTCCAGGACCCGCGCGCGGCGCTGAAACACTTTCGCGAGCAGGGTGCGGATGTCGTGATCACCGACCTGCGCATGCCCGGCATGGACGGGATCGACCTGCTGAGCGCGATCCGCGAGCAGGACAAGGAAGTGCCGGCGATCGTGATCACGGCGTATTCGACCGTCAACGCGGCGATCAATGCGCTGCGCCTCGGCGCCGTCGACTTTCTGAAAAAGCCCTTCGACATGCAGGAGCTGCTTGTGCTGGTCGACCGCATCCTCGATCACTCGTTGCTGGAGCGCGAAGTCAAACTGCTGCGTCGGCAGCTCAAGGATGAACGCACCCAGCAACAGTTGATCGGTGAGTCCGAACCGATCCGGGAAATCTACCGGATGGTCGAGAAGATCGCCGACGTGCGCTGCAACGTGATCATCCAGGGCGAATCCGGCACGGGTAAGGAACTGGTCGCCAAGGCGATTCACACCACGTCGTCACCGGATACGCCGTTGGTGGTCGTCGACTGCGGGGCGCTGAGCGATGCGCTGCTGGAATCCGAGCTGTTCGGACACGAGAAGGGCGCGTTCACCGGTGCCACACAGACCAAGCGCGGGCTGCTCGAGGTCGCCGACGGCGGGACCGTTTTCCTCGATGAAATCGGCAATATCTCGGATGCAATGCAGGTAAAACTGCTGCGCGTGATCCAGGAGGCGCAGATCCTTCGTGTGGGCGGCGTGCGACCGATCGGCATCGACGTGCGCTGGGTGGTGGCCTCGAACCAGAATCTCGAGGCGCTGGTGCGCGACGGGGAGTTTCGCCAGGATCTCTATCACCGCCTGAACGTCGTGAAGATCACGATACCGCCGCTGCGCGAGCGCCATGGCGACATCCCCTTGCTCATCGAGCACTTCGTCCAGCATTTCAACGACAAGTACCAGCGCGGCGTGACTGGATTCGATGAGGCTTCCAAGCAGAAGCTCGTCGACTATTCCTGGCCGGGGAACGTGCGTGAGCTGCGTAACCTCGTTGAGCGCAGCGTCGTGCTTGCCGACAGCCCCGTCATGAGCCTGACGAAGCTGCCGACGGTTGCGCCCGATGGCCAGCCGATCGACGGCGACTGGCCCACGCTCGCTGAACTCCAGCGCCGTTACATCGACAGGGCGCTGCTGCACGTCGACGGCAATCAGCGACGTGCCGCTGAATTGCTCGGTATCGACAAGACGACACTGTGGCGCAGACTGCGAGAGCGACCGCCGCAGCCGGCTTGA
- the soxX gene encoding sulfur oxidation c-type cytochrome SoxX, which yields MNPRVLVGATLAIALALPATALSGDGYQQWSVENFAIPKPLGGLAGNAENGRKVAIDRGRGNCLACHRLPIPEEDFHGEIAPPLMGVGSRYDAGQLRVRVVDIKQINPASLMPSFYKHPDKFSRVDKKFAGKTVLTAQEVEDVIAYLLTLK from the coding sequence ATGAATCCACGTGTGTTGGTTGGCGCAACGCTGGCGATCGCGCTGGCACTGCCCGCCACGGCCCTTTCGGGCGATGGCTACCAGCAATGGTCGGTCGAGAATTTCGCGATTCCGAAACCGCTCGGTGGGCTGGCCGGCAATGCCGAGAACGGTCGCAAGGTCGCCATCGACCGCGGACGCGGAAACTGCCTTGCGTGTCACCGCCTGCCCATCCCCGAGGAAGACTTCCACGGCGAGATTGCGCCGCCGCTCATGGGCGTGGGCTCGCGATACGACGCGGGTCAGCTGCGCGTTCGTGTGGTCGACATCAAACAGATCAACCCGGCAAGCCTGATGCCGAGTTTCTACAAGCACCCGGACAAGTTCTCGCGGGTCGACAAGAAGTTCGCCGGCAAGACGGTCCTGACCGCGCAAGAGGTCGAGGACGTGATCGCCTACCTGCTGACGCTGAAGTGA